CAGCTGGGGAGCGagcgcgagtgccctggaagttggtgatGAAGTGCTCACGCAGCTCATCTCAAGAAGAGATCGATCCCACTGGGAGGTTTGGGAGCCACGAGCGCACGCCATCCTTGAGAGCTATGGGAAACATGTTTGCCATCACCTTCTCATCGCTGTTCACCGCCTCGGTGCTAGGCTCGTAGAGCTGGAGGAACTCAGCAGGGTTAGGGTGTtgtcgtagcgcggaggcagatccgagcttgaacttgccgggccagacGACGCGGCGTAGCTCCAGAGTGAGCGCTCGGCAGCCTGCCACGCTCACAGGAGACCGCCACGGAGGGGGAGCATGGTGTTAGCGCCCGCGtgccgccgcctcgggtggcaCACGGTCTTGACATGGCGTTGCTGGGAGCGCACACGCCTCTCCTTGAGGCCGCTGCATTGCCTGGCAGCTTTCTTCGTCGCGCGCTGGCGCCCTGCCCGGCGGGTCACACTGGGGGGGCTCATGCCTTGGCTCGGGGACGACGTCGCACTTGAGAGGAGGAGGAGCTGCTTTGTGGGCCACGTCGCCTGCCTGAGGGATGCCAACGCTTCAGCAAGCGCAGCCACCAGCCGGCTTCAGCTCTACAGACCATCCCGATCacctggcccttcgcggtctggggattCTACATGGTGGGATTCTTCAAGACCGCTCGAGGTGGCATGACGCATTTGCTAGTGGcggtcgacaagtttaccaagtggatcaAGGCACGGCCGATCAAGAAGCTCGACGGGCCAATAGCCATTCAGTTCATTAAGGACATCACGGTGCACTACGGCAtcccgcacaacatcatcatGGACAACGGCACCAACTTCTCCATGGGCGCGCTTGAGGGGTACAGATTCGTCTCCGGTATCCGGCTCGGCCTGGCCTTCGTGGCCCATCCTCACTCCAATGGCCAGGTCGAGCAAGCCAACGGCCTCATCCTGTACGGCATCAAGCCGTGGCTCGTCAAGCCCCTCGTCTGTTCACCCGGCAACTGGCTTGACGAGCTGCCAGCCATCCTCTGGAGTCTCCGCACAACGCCAAACTGGTCGATcgggttcaccccgttcttcctcatctacggagCAGAAGCCATCATCCCAACCAACAATGAGTTCGACTCGCCGTGAGTCGTAATGTACACCGAATCCCAAGCCAAGGAAGCCCGCTAAGACGACATCGAGCTACTCAAAGAAGCATGCCTTTTGGCCCTTAGCTGACCCGCCATCTATCAGCAAGGTTTGAGGCACTACCATAGCAAGAAGATca
This genomic window from Aegilops tauschii subsp. strangulata cultivar AL8/78 chromosome 4, Aet v6.0, whole genome shotgun sequence contains:
- the LOC141021790 gene encoding uncharacterized protein, translating into MTHLLVAVDKFTKWIKARPIKKLDGPIAIQFIKDITVHYGIPHNIIMDNGTNFSMGALEGYRFVSGIRLGLAFVAHPHSNGQVEQANGLILYGIKPWLVKPLVCSPGNWLDELPAILWSLRTTPNWSIGFTPFFLIYGAEAIIPTNNEFDSP